Proteins encoded together in one Candidatus Sulfotelmatobacter sp. window:
- the efp gene encoding elongation factor P has translation MSIPATQLRPGMIIRHNNDLHSVFSVEHRTPGNLRAFIQAKLRNLRTGAMFEHRFRSPDPIEKVNVDEVEMQFLYADGDSYYFMDTSNYEQTHLSKEILGDAVDYLIANLEIKVEFFDGKAVGIELPQTVILTVVETEPGLKSATASSVTKAARTETGLVVQVPPFINEGEKIKVDTSEGAYLSRA, from the coding sequence ATGTCGATCCCTGCCACCCAACTTCGTCCGGGCATGATCATTCGGCACAACAATGATCTGCATTCCGTTTTCAGCGTCGAGCACCGGACGCCCGGCAACCTGCGGGCGTTTATCCAGGCCAAGCTGCGCAATCTGCGCACCGGCGCCATGTTCGAGCACCGCTTCCGCTCCCCGGACCCCATCGAGAAGGTCAACGTGGACGAAGTTGAGATGCAGTTTCTCTACGCCGACGGCGACAGCTACTACTTCATGGACACCTCGAACTACGAGCAGACCCACCTCAGTAAGGAAATCCTGGGCGACGCCGTGGATTACCTGATTGCGAATCTCGAAATCAAAGTGGAGTTTTTCGACGGCAAGGCGGTCGGGATCGAACTGCCGCAGACCGTCATCCTGACCGTAGTCGAAACCGAGCCGGGATTGAAGAGCGCGACCGCTTCAAGCGTGACCAAGGCTGCCCGCACCGAGACCGGGCTGGTGGTGCAGGTTCCTCCATTCATCAATGAGGGCGAGAAGATTAAAGTGGACACGTCGGAAGGCGCGTATCTGTCCAGAGCGTAA